ATCCATCAAGGACAGAATCTTGTTGGAAGACGTACCGAGTGGACAGGAATATCTGGAGCCTATTCTTGAAGCTATGAAGAAGAACCGCTTCATCCACATCACCTATTATAACTATTGGCGTGAGGACACCCGCGAACACTACGTTATGCCCCTATGCGTGAAACTCTTTCGTCAACGCTGGTATATGATAGGGCGCAAGTGGCCATCAGGCAGTGATCTTGTCTATTGCCTTGACCGCATCCGTGACTTCCGCCTTTCAAGTCACATATTTGAATATCCGACAGACTTCAGTCCACAGGAATATTTTGAGGGTTGCATCGGAGTAATCACCGGCGATGGTTGCGACATTCAAAAGGTAAGACTCAAAGTCAGTTCTGGCCAAGCCAACTATTTTCGTGACTTGCCCTTGCATGAGTCACAAGAAGAAACGGAACAAACAGAAGACTACAGTATCTTTGAGTATCAGCTTCGCCCCACCTTCGACTTCCAACAGGAGATACTCCGGAACGGTGAAGACGTAGAAGTGATTGAACCGATCTGGTTGCGCAAGGAAATAGCGGGCAAGATTAAGAGGATGTGGAATAAATATAATAAAGAGCAATAGATATGATGAAGAATAAAATCATCGCAAATAACGGTTGAATTATTATTTATTACTATAACAATGAAAGTATATACTCATTTTTTCAAAATCAATGAAACGGAAGGATTTCGTTGGAGAACACTATTACACTTCGGAAATTCTTGGGATTGCATAGGTAGTATTGTGATGAAAAATCCAGGATCTTCTACTTTTACCAAAGAAGCCCCCGTATCTAAACCAGAAGTCTTAGAAGGATTATCTCGTTATAGATTCAAAGAACTAAATTGGTATGAATTCTCCATTGATCCTACCATGAGATATGTGGCTAGTCTTTTTGCTTATAAATATGGACTTGACGATCCAGCCCAACTATCTGGCGTAATACAGATATTCAACCTCTTTTACATAAAGGATGCTGATTTGACAAAAGCCAAACAAAAAGCGGAAAAATATGGTATTCCACCACTATTCAATGATGCCCTACAAATGACTCAATATGATATTGATCATTTGATTGCTCCGGTGTATTTGGGGTTCGGAAGTTTGGCTTACAGCAAAGAATATGGAGAAAGAGCAAAACTTATTTTTGATGCAGCAATAAAACTTGAAGGGTGTAACTATCTTTCATGCAAATTCTGTGAGAATTTCTATTATCACCCACAATGGCTAATTCCTTTTGGCAAGAACTATCATAATGGTTTGCTAACACTTTTGCGATTCAAGCAAGAAACTTTTTATCCTACAGATGCAGATAATGCCATATTGAACATACCAAGAAATACTATAAGCCCCAGCAGAGTGAAAAGCATTGAATCTGCTGTACTTGAAAACTTTCCTACCTGTAGATACGATAATAACAGAAGACTGAAAAATAATGAAAATGCTGCATACGGCATTACAATTGCTGAAGGTTATATCGAGGTGCGGCAGGCTTTTGAAGGTAAATCAAAAACTGCCCAGCCAAAAGCTTCCGACAGCGAAGTGAAAAAGATGCTGGAAGATAGAGGATATATTAGCGAAAAGAATTGGTTAGGACGAAAAAGGTTAATTGATTTTGGCAACACGGATTCTGAGATTATCGAATACGTATGTACGGAAATCCAAGAATTATTCAAAGAACTTGAAATATATCACTGAAATTCTTGAAAACACATCACTTCTTGCAGCCTATGCCCATATTCGGCATGGGCTGTTGTTTTTTTTGCACCATGAAATCAATAAACGAGGATTTATGGCAAGGAATTCATAACAAAAAGGTTGGAACTTTTCCGTAAATACTACTGTAATTTGTGGGATTAAAAAAAAGATATGACATTTAAGGAACTTCTAAACTGTGTAAAATTTGAGGATGTAGCTCCTCATATTGTGAAGATGTATCCAGATATGAAGAACAGTCTGGGCTGGTTCAATTTGCATTTTGATATGCTTCGCCACCTGCCTCCTGTCGTTCACGAGGATGCCAATGATAAGGTATGCCATATAACACTAAGAAATGATGAAAATGGAACAGAATCCTATCTTGACGCTTTCCCTATGGAGGGAGACTATTGGGAGCATTCCTTAACTAAGGAAATCATCGTTGATTCCGATGTAAAAGCAACCAATGAGGAACTTGTGGCTTGTTGCCTATGGCACACGTCATTCTATGGTTTTGTAGAAAAACACTTGGATGAGAAGTTCGGAGAAATCTGCCTCGGAAGAGACAGTTACTCTTATAACAAGGTTTGGACTATGCGTAACTATGGTATAATCCGAAAGTATGGAGGTACCATTCCTACTATCAGAGAGTTATCGATGTCAAAGAAACAAAAGTTGACACGATTGACAAAGGATAATATCTGGTACGGAAGCAATAGGTTGAATAAATCGAAACGGAAGAGGATGTTCAGACAGGAATTTATGGTACACTATTATGAACGTATGGCACACATCAGTGAATTTATCGTTCAAGCCATCCCTGCCTTGGATAATGGAAAGAACTATCTGACAACAGAGCAACTCTGTGGATTGTTCCAATCGGAGAAATTCTGTTCTGAGGAAATCATGTCGTTTGCTGACGACAATAAGTCTGGCGCAAACTACCTGATGGACATTATCTCCCGATATGATATGGTTCAAAGAATGGATGGTATCGTGGTTTGTTTGATAACAGGAACAGGGCATGAAGTGCTCTCGGATGACGAACAACGGCTTTGCAATTACTTGGCAGAGGGGCGAAAACACTCAGACTTAATGATTGGAGTTGATACCTCATTAGGCAATCAAGTCATCATACGTTATGCAGCATACAATTCAAAAACAAATATAATATGACAGTACAAGAGATATTCGACACTCCTGCTATCAAGGAGGTTGAGAATGAAATGATTGGTCTGGAGGAAGACATTGAGCGACACCATGTTAACAAACCGGGTGGACTGGAGACGATGCGTGTGCTAATTGGATTGCGTCGCAATCTCCTTGCCGATATGTTTGTGATGGATGAGAATTACAAGAGATTGCTCTCAGACTTCAACGAAGCCATGAAGCAGCAACTTATTCGAATGCGTCATGAAACCATCAAGGCTGCACAGGGTGTGATGAATGCCGATGTGACAGGCGACATTCAAGTTATAGGCAAGTGTTTCCTCGGTTATCGTTATTCCAGACTTCATCCCGTGCAAACTATGCGAGCAAAGAAAATATGGGCTATCCTTAATTGTTCAATTGATGATTACGTCCAGTTTTATAGTGATGGAGTGCTGATAGGAGGCTATGTGTATGACAGCCGAAAAGAGCAGGAATCTGAAAGCCAAATGCTCTATTTGCAGGAAGAGCCGGATAACTGGAATGAGGGTCTCGACATGGAGATAACTAAGGATATGTATCTCATCTATCCTGTTCACCATCTCATTTCGCATACCGATTTCTCCATCTTCGACCTACTATGGGTGCGGGATTTCAGCATGGAGATACAGATGAAGTCGAACTACGACACCTATCCCGAAGAGGAAGAAGGAGAAGATATCTCATTTATTTGAGAATAATCGTAGCGAGTGCATTCCCAATTCACTCCGAACAAACTAGGATTTCATGTTAATTACAGGAATATGTACAGGAACATATTAAACTCCAAAGAAATTCTGTGTATGCAGAAAGCATCTTCCTGCTTGGTCCGCCAGGAACAGCCAAAAGCATGGTCGCATGCAGATTAAAGTTGGTATTCAAAGAGGCAAAGTCCTTTGAATACCTCATGTCTCGTTTTTCCACTCCAGATGAAATATTCGGTCCAGCCATTGACAGAGTAGCAAGAAATCAGGCGAAGCGGATAAGCTGCAAGGGCAAATCATACCCAGGCGTAACAAATCAACAAGAACGATTCAACATTTTTATACGTTTATTATACGCAAAAAGAGTTGCCCTATTATGGAGCAACTCTTTTAAATATTAAACTTCTTAAGTTCAAACTTAACTTGTGATACCTTATATCAACATATTCTTACTTATAAGAAACGGAACTTCAAAGATATTCACTCGCAAAATCTGTAATTATCCAAAGCTAAAAGGGAAAGTGCTTTCATCAGATAAAGCAATTAATCCATTCTTCCGCTGGATACAAATTTTGTTCTCTCTTGCCAGCCAACCGGCCGCCAATGCTGTACTTTCTACGCTTAGGTTTAATCTTCTTGCCAATTCAGGTATTGAAATTTCACCAATTTCTTTCAGGGCACACCAAACTTTTCCGGCATTGTTCCCTACAATTGTTTTATCCATGGCTATTTTTATTAATAATTTGGTTACAATATAGTCATTTTAATAATTGTTTATAACAAAACCAACTTTTTTGTTTTAGTTTTTGACATTATTTAAAACAAAGAAATCAATTTCGCGTCTAGTGATTAAAAACTTGGTAATAATTCGTACCATAACACCACTAAAAGGAACATTATATATCAAAATAAATTCTCAAAAAAGGAATCGGGCAATCACAGAAAGAAAATAGGAAATTGACATTTCCGCAATATCGGACAAGTCATTTCGCTTTTTTACCAATACCTTTGCGGAGTGAAATACCAAAATAAGTTATGCAACAGAAAAAAACAACGAAAGAAGAATATCAAAAGTGCGTAAATGTTGTAGTGGAATACATCAACCAACATTTGGGAGAAGACATTGATTTAAAATCTCTGGCCAGAATTTCAAACTTTTCTCCTTTTTACTTTCACCGGATCATGAAAGCTTTTCTCGGTGAACCGATTGGTACGTTTATTGTCCGGACGCGGACAGAAGCTGCCGCACGTCTACTCCGCTACTCGGATGTTCCGATTGCCGACATCGCCTACCGGATTGGTTACTCATCTCCTTCTTCATTGTCGAAAGTGTTCAAGCAATTTTATGGCATTTCACCTTTAGAGTATAGAAACAATAAAAACTTTGTAATTATGAAACCAGCGATTATCAGGCCAGACCTGGAACTAAAAAGAGAGATCAGAAACGTTTCCGAACGGAATGTGATTTATATCCGCCTCACCGGCGATTACAAACTGAATGATTACGGTGGCACTTGGAGCCGTTTATTCCAATTCATCAAAGAACAAAAGTTGCCGATGGGAGATTTCAGCCCGCTTTGCATCTATCACGATGATCCGAAAGTGACACCGGCAGAAAAACTGCGTACGGACGTATGTATGGTAATGCCTGTAAAGGTAGCTCCCAAAAGTGATGTCGGATTCAAGGTGATCCCAGCCGGACGTTATGCTATCTTCTTGTATAAAGGTTCGTATGACAATCTGCAAGCCGTGTATGATACGATTTACGGAAAGTGTCTGCCCGAAATGGAATGTACGTTGAGGGATGAAGCCAGCGCGGAACGCTATCTGAATAATCCATGCGACACTGCCCCTGAAGAGTTGCTGACGGAAATTTATATTCCGGTAGAATAATGCGGACAGACAAATGGCGGAATAAAGAGAATGAATAAAGATGTGATTGAACGTCTGACTTTTTGGGGCAGTGCAAAGCCCTGATAAGTCTATCTTTTAGACGCGGATGACACGAATTTAGCGGATTTATAATCTTCTTATCCGTGTCATCTTGCGTTATCCGCATCTAAAAACATATTATGCCATGACAAGCTGCCTTCCTCTCTCCTATCTGCTATTTTTCGGCATAAATGCCAATGCGGTTTCCTTCACTATCCGTGAATACGGCAAACCATCCTTTGCCGTCTGCCTCGATCTTTGTTTTGGGAATGACCACTTTCCCACCTTTCAGAAGTACTTTTTCCAAGGTCTGTTCTATATCCTCACAGTTGAAATGGATAAGCACTCCATGCGTTGAAGGAAGAAAGTCGAAATTTGAAGCATAAGAGACAGCACCGACAGTTTCACCTTCTTCTGTGAAACAAGCCATTTTTTCTGTTTCACATTCAAAAGTCGGAAGTTGCATACCCAACACTGTTTCGTAAAAATCGACTGCCCGATGGAAATCGGAAGCAGGAATCTCAAAAAATGCAATTAGTTTTTTCATTTCGTTTCTTTTTTATCGTTACTACTAAGCCTTTGCAAAGACACTGCAAAAGTAGGGTAACACGAGGAAGCCTGATAGGAAAAAAGAGACATTTTTAAAGTTCGGAGAAATAATCGGAATAAGGAGCGCAGACAGAAAGATACTCGGCAGGGGTATAACCGGAAAAGAGTTTGAACTCTTTTATCATGTGAGACTGATCGGAGAAGCCACATTCATAAGCTACTTGTACAAAAGGGATAGTGACATCCTGTTGCAACATTGACAATGCCCGCTGCATACGGACAATGCGAATAAATTCTTTGGGGGTAGTGCCGACATAATCGGCAAAGATACGTCCAAACTGCTTACTGCTCAAACAGGCTGTTTCCGACAGATGAGCAATGTTGATTTGCGGCTGGAGGTTTATTTCATGAAACACAGCAGACATCCGTTTGAGGTTATACTCCGGAAGGGTGTATAGTCGACGAAGAAAAAACTGTTCTATCAAACGAATGCAAACGGCATTATCAGAAATGTCAGTGACCTGTTTCACCAGATCCGATAGTTCTACATCTTCCATCGCATCGGTATTTACATTTTGTCCGTGAAACAGATAGCTGGGAATATGAAACAATGCTTTGACTGCATAAGGCTGGAAAACGACAGTTATCATCTCTATTCTGCCTGTAGACATCACATCCGAGAAACCGACCGATTGTCCGGATATGAAGGATTGGGGTTGCAATGCCGACTCGCCCAACAAAAGAAGTTGTTTCCCTTTATGAAATACCAGTTGCATACAGCCAATAGGCAGAGTCCGTTCGGAAACCGGAGTCACTGAATCGTCTTGCAATATCCAGTAATGCCGTATATAAGGAGTCAGCGCCAAACAGGGTTTTATGAGTTGAAATGATTGCATAGAACAAAGATATTATTTCTTAATTCAAATGCAAAGGTAAAGCTCCTGTTTAAAGAGATATAGTAAAAAAAGGACTTTTTATAAAAAGCCAGCAAACATTCTCTTAATAAAAAAACATCCCCTGTTTGAAGGAGCATGATTGTAGCTCACATTCAAACAGAGGAAGATTCTTTAGATAACGGAAAGTCCGTATTCGTAGGCCTCCGACATCGCATTATAGTCCTCGTCGGAATAGCTACCTTTATCTCTGGCTTTCTGCATATCTTTCATAAATGATTCTACGGAAGTCAGGAAGCTATAATAATTCTTCTGTTCTTCATCATAACCTGTGACAGCAGGAAGTTTCTTTGCAGCTTCGAGTTCTTTCTTCAGTTCGGCCATCTTCATATCAATACGCATGCCGTCCAATGCATGTTTGCGTGAATAGAGATTCATGATACTTTGCACGGTGCCGGACATCTTACGCATGGCCATGATTTGATCTTTCAACGGTTCGTCGGCAAGCAGTTCTTTTTCAGCTTGTTCTGTCAGAGGGCTTAGAATATCAAAGATCACTTGTTTATATTCCGACATTTCTACACTAAGCCGATAGTTCTCGTCGAGGAGCTTGCCGATCTTTGCAGTCTCTTTTGCCTGCTTGTAAGAGAGGAATTTATTAAAATTATCATAGAATTGCGTCCTTGCACTGAAAAGTCCTCGATAACTCTGCTTC
The Bacteroides luhongzhouii DNA segment above includes these coding regions:
- a CDS encoding VOC family protein; amino-acid sequence: MKKLIAFFEIPASDFHRAVDFYETVLGMQLPTFECETEKMACFTEEGETVGAVSYASNFDFLPSTHGVLIHFNCEDIEQTLEKVLLKGGKVVIPKTKIEADGKGWFAVFTDSEGNRIGIYAEK
- a CDS encoding helix-turn-helix domain-containing protein; protein product: MQSFQLIKPCLALTPYIRHYWILQDDSVTPVSERTLPIGCMQLVFHKGKQLLLLGESALQPQSFISGQSVGFSDVMSTGRIEMITVVFQPYAVKALFHIPSYLFHGQNVNTDAMEDVELSDLVKQVTDISDNAVCIRLIEQFFLRRLYTLPEYNLKRMSAVFHEINLQPQINIAHLSETACLSSKQFGRIFADYVGTTPKEFIRIVRMQRALSMLQQDVTIPFVQVAYECGFSDQSHMIKEFKLFSGYTPAEYLSVCAPYSDYFSEL
- a CDS encoding AraC family transcriptional regulator — protein: MQQKKTTKEEYQKCVNVVVEYINQHLGEDIDLKSLARISNFSPFYFHRIMKAFLGEPIGTFIVRTRTEAAARLLRYSDVPIADIAYRIGYSSPSSLSKVFKQFYGISPLEYRNNKNFVIMKPAIIRPDLELKREIRNVSERNVIYIRLTGDYKLNDYGGTWSRLFQFIKEQKLPMGDFSPLCIYHDDPKVTPAEKLRTDVCMVMPVKVAPKSDVGFKVIPAGRYAIFLYKGSYDNLQAVYDTIYGKCLPEMECTLRDEASAERYLNNPCDTAPEELLTEIYIPVE
- a CDS encoding DUF6557 family protein translates to MTFKELLNCVKFEDVAPHIVKMYPDMKNSLGWFNLHFDMLRHLPPVVHEDANDKVCHITLRNDENGTESYLDAFPMEGDYWEHSLTKEIIVDSDVKATNEELVACCLWHTSFYGFVEKHLDEKFGEICLGRDSYSYNKVWTMRNYGIIRKYGGTIPTIRELSMSKKQKLTRLTKDNIWYGSNRLNKSKRKRMFRQEFMVHYYERMAHISEFIVQAIPALDNGKNYLTTEQLCGLFQSEKFCSEEIMSFADDNKSGANYLMDIISRYDMVQRMDGIVVCLITGTGHEVLSDDEQRLCNYLAEGRKHSDLMIGVDTSLGNQVIIRYAAYNSKTNII
- a CDS encoding DUF6845 domain-containing protein — translated: MKKNILFFGALVGALLLVSCSGGNKKQAASSVTSEELDNASKVINYYHTSLIVLRHVANAKDINAVLGYMEQTGKVPEVSPIAPPEVSARDTAELMDPGDYFNIEVRQNLKQSYRGLFSARTQFYDNFNKFLSYKQAKETAKIGKLLDENYRLSVEMSEYKQVIFDILSPLTEQAEKELLADEPLKDQIMAMRKMSGTVQSIMNLYSRKHALDGMRIDMKMAELKKELEAAKKLPAVTGYDEEQKNYYSFLTSVESFMKDMQKARDKGSYSDEDYNAMSEAYEYGLSVI
- a CDS encoding WYL domain-containing protein — protein: MALNQINKLVWIVETIYKARRISFEDLNYRWIENVELSGGEEMQKRTFHKWKWNIFDTFGLSIECEKSAPYRYYIENMDDMKRGSIENWLLSTYSVSNSLMESKSIKDRILLEDVPSGQEYLEPILEAMKKNRFIHITYYNYWREDTREHYVMPLCVKLFRQRWYMIGRKWPSGSDLVYCLDRIRDFRLSSHIFEYPTDFSPQEYFEGCIGVITGDGCDIQKVRLKVSSGQANYFRDLPLHESQEETEQTEDYSIFEYQLRPTFDFQQEILRNGEDVEVIEPIWLRKEIAGKIKRMWNKYNKEQ
- a CDS encoding winged helix-turn-helix domain-containing protein — its product is MDKTIVGNNAGKVWCALKEIGEISIPELARRLNLSVESTALAAGWLARENKICIQRKNGLIALSDESTFPFSFG